One Leopardus geoffroyi isolate Oge1 chromosome C1, O.geoffroyi_Oge1_pat1.0, whole genome shotgun sequence DNA segment encodes these proteins:
- the PID1 gene encoding PTB-containing, cubilin and LRP1-interacting protein isoform X6 yields the protein MWQPATERLQVTYLGKVPTTGMQFLSGCTEKPVIELWKKHTLAREDVFPANALLEIRPFQVWLHHLDHKGEATVHMDTFQVARIAYCTADHNVSPNIFAWVYREINDDLSYQMDCHAVECESKLEAKKLAHAMMEAFKKTFHSMKSDGRIHRNSSSEEVSQELESDDG from the coding sequence GTTACCTACCTGGGTAAAGTCCCCACCACAGGCATGCAGTTCCTGTCAGGCTGCACAGAAAAGCCAGTCATCGAGCTCTGGAAGAAACACACGCTAGCCCGAGAAGATGTCTTTCCCGCCAACGCCCTCCTGGAAATCCGACCATTCCAAGTGTGGCTCCATCACCTCGACCACAAAGGTGAAGCCACGGTCCACATGGATACCTTCCAGGTGGCGCGCATTGCCTACTGCACCGCCGACCACAACGTGAGCCCCAACATCTTCGCCTGGGTTTACAGGGAGATCAATGACGACCTGTCCTACCAAATGGACTGCCATGCTGTCGAGTGCGAGAGCAAGCTCGAGGCCAAGAAGCTGGCCCACGCCATGATGGAGGCCTTCAAGAAGACTTTCCACAGTATGAAGAGCGACGGTCGGATCCATAGGAACAGCTCATCGGAAGAAGTTTCCCAGGAATTGGAATCCGACGACGGCTGA
- the PID1 gene encoding PTB-containing, cubilin and LRP1-interacting protein isoform X5, with protein MTAVAEKKTLLTAKQVTYLGKVPTTGMQFLSGCTEKPVIELWKKHTLAREDVFPANALLEIRPFQVWLHHLDHKGEATVHMDTFQVARIAYCTADHNVSPNIFAWVYREINDDLSYQMDCHAVECESKLEAKKLAHAMMEAFKKTFHSMKSDGRIHRNSSSEEVSQELESDDG; from the coding sequence GTTACCTACCTGGGTAAAGTCCCCACCACAGGCATGCAGTTCCTGTCAGGCTGCACAGAAAAGCCAGTCATCGAGCTCTGGAAGAAACACACGCTAGCCCGAGAAGATGTCTTTCCCGCCAACGCCCTCCTGGAAATCCGACCATTCCAAGTGTGGCTCCATCACCTCGACCACAAAGGTGAAGCCACGGTCCACATGGATACCTTCCAGGTGGCGCGCATTGCCTACTGCACCGCCGACCACAACGTGAGCCCCAACATCTTCGCCTGGGTTTACAGGGAGATCAATGACGACCTGTCCTACCAAATGGACTGCCATGCTGTCGAGTGCGAGAGCAAGCTCGAGGCCAAGAAGCTGGCCCACGCCATGATGGAGGCCTTCAAGAAGACTTTCCACAGTATGAAGAGCGACGGTCGGATCCATAGGAACAGCTCATCGGAAGAAGTTTCCCAGGAATTGGAATCCGACGACGGCTGA